In Lates calcarifer isolate ASB-BC8 linkage group LG21, TLL_Latcal_v3, whole genome shotgun sequence, the sequence ATTCTGGCTTCTAGTTATGGGCtacttttctgcatttttatccCCAAATGTTATGTTATTTTAATGAGACcagaacaaaatacaaaaaagcaTATAATTGGCAAAACAAAAGATATTCATTGTtaattttacattgttgtaATTCCtcattttttctgtatttattatgtatgtatTAAAGTTGTGTTTCCATTATGTAAAGGAATCTATCATTCTTTGTGAAATACTAGTAGCTTAATAATAACCTAACCCATTCACCAGCATACATGTCTTACTTCCATTTCACGCCAGTACATGTTGTTCAGTTCCTTTCATTAAATTACATGAATATAGAAAATAACcactatttatttataaaaataattcaataatttCCTTCACAAATATGAATAGACACAAAACATGATTCAGACAAGGTCTTAGGGATCAGAATCATGTTAGTTTCTGACTGACTAACATGTCTGACTAAAATGTACTGATGCATGGATCATGTATAGCATGAACAGAACCTTGTGCTCTATATTTGAATTATACAATAGGATTATGataaatatgtataaaaagTATTTAAACTTGTCACATCACAGGTGTAACTAAGTGCAATAAATTTCATTctttacacctgtgcttttcctattgtgacaagtcaaaattgAATCTGTGGCAAAGGCCTGTGGTGTGTTGTGGAGGGATGCGGACAGAGCATGCAACAAGCATTGATGCTGGCACAAGCAGGTTTTTAGCAGAGATGTAGTTATTCTACATTATTCTTCACTGTAGTTATCGCCTctgactgctgtgtgttttaatagGACATCAGCCCAGACCTCTCTAAACAGCTTGGCTATTGAGAGACTGAATGAAGTAGAATCCATACATAGTTCTGTCTACTCCTGTTACTTGTAGATAACCAATTACCTTGAGGCACTTGAGGTCTCCTTAATTGTGATATATATCCACTGAGACactttattagaaacacctgtacatctgcttattcatgcaattattcaattcagccaatcatgtggcaaaAGTGCAAAGCATAAACTCATATAGATACAgatcaggagcttcagttaatgttcatgTCCAACATCAGAatggtaaacaaacaaaaaaaacacaacctatCTGAATATTGGATTATGGCTATTGGAGCAGACCCAGTATTAGTGTTGCGCTCCAAATGAAGTGCTAACTGAGTGTGTATACTTTGTCCTTAATGTATTTGAACGTATAGTACATGGTTTACATGATAATGAAATACTTCCTCACCTCCTTCCTACACCTCTCTGAAGTGTATTCAATGCTCATACGCACTGAACAGCTACACATGCACTGGCTATTTAGTGCTGGTTTATGGAATCAGCTGTACGGACTTAAAGGCCTAAATAAAACTGCTGTCAGTAAACAGCGCAATTGATCATTAGTTAGAAACAGGGTTCATGTGCAGTCTTGTCCGAGTTATCTTGCATGCTTGACTGCTTCAGGTCTTAAAAAAAATTTGCATGGACCTTTGAGAGTGGCCTGCTAAGTTGCCTCCTACACCTGGGTCACAGAGAGAAAGCTATAAAACACATCCTTCCAGGAAACGAGACTGTGCCAAAGGCGAGGCTCTGAGATGACAACACTCACATTTGTCTTCTTAACACTATTCGCTTGGATGGTGTCTTCTGGCACATGGCTCAGCCTGGACCAGTGTACTGAGCTCAGGCAGTATGGGCATGATGAAGGAACAATGCACTTCAGCTCTAGTGCATCATATAAAAACGCTCTTattcaagacaaaacaaaactgacactGATATGTGAGAGGTGAGTAAATTGTTGCTAAattgtggtgttttctttttcctccagttCGTCCACTTGTGTCTTGCTCACTAACTaagctttttttcttgtcaAGGACATAGATGCCCCTGTGTGGTTTCCCACAGATTCATGTGCAATTagcatttaatttaatgatCTCCTCAACAGGGGAACCAGATTGAATTATGGGGCCTAAACACCATACTGGGAGACCCCTCAAAAGACAATTAGGCAATCTCTAGAGGAGCTTTTATGAGCCAATTGCAATTTGAAATCATTTACTGTAATTACAGACAAAATAACAACCTCACAAATGGGTTATTATGCTTTTCATGTGCATTGTTAGCTCTGAAGCTCCAGTTTATCTTATGAATGACTACTAATGTTGAGCAATTGTGAAATTAGCGCAACGTATGATAGTAATTAGGTGTTACATGTATGTGATAATTTGCTACGTAATGCAATTATAAACtgttttttgtaacttttttccTGTCCTGTTTAGATCTCCTGAAATGAGTGTTGCCTTGGAGAgaactttcacacaggagaggatcacagaaaactgttttctctttcctaATGTGCCTTTGAGTTTGTTCTTTAATGGTTGCGTGAACCTTTTTGAAATAGAGACTATAAATGGAGAGAGCCAAAACAAGAATGTCTGCAAATGTACCATTCAACAATTGTTGCTATATTTTCAATCCAGCTGCCGTCTCCTTTCAACAGAGGTGAGCACCTGAGTATGACAGGAATCATATTCATCAATTGTTTCTGAAATGAAATCTGAATTTAGTGCTATGCATTTAACTGCTATTGCCATTCTTGTGTGGAAAGTGTATTTCTGCTCatgccagtttattaggaaaTATATTAATgatcctctgtgtttgtctgtatctgtatctgtctttgtacagataaacactgacaaTCACGGGACACATTTAAGTTACAGATGTATCTGTCCTTCATCTGTTGTCCTGAGATCTGCAGCACAGTGTGCCTACACTGTTACACCTGTTCTAGTGGACCACTGTAAAACAATGGACTGTATCTGCATCTGTAAGGCAGGCAACCTCAAGGTCAAAAGCCCACATGGCTTTTTGTACAGACCTTCATTTCCAGAATTCCTTATTCTCACACTGTCTGAGAACCAAGAAGGCCTGATGTCCTCTGACATGTCAAAAGGGGCTTACGTCAGGATCTGCTGTGTGCAGGTTTTaaccttcttcttctctttcttcttcttcttcttttttttttttttttaattctgccTTATTCTCTGAAGAGCAAAATGTTCTACAGTATTATCAATGTTCCCCCCTACTGGTGGAGctgtaataaatagaaaattaacacagaaaaaagttAAACTGCAAGTATTTTAACCATGCCAGATATGTATTATTTGCATGATTTATGCTAATGTATGCATGGACTGCAAGCATGAGGAGTACATACATGCACTGAAGCATCTTGATGTTTGTGCATAATTGTGAGCAAAATGGATAAAATCTTTTATCACTGGATATATGATTTTATATTGTGATATCTATGTTCTCTGATTCAGTACATCAGAAATCCTTTAAAGATATAATAACCAGATGGATATATCTATTTGGCTTATTCAGTGAATTCATATACACTGATACAAATATTTTGTAAATCCAATATGGCCATGACACAATTACCACAGAAAAAATTGTATACATTGTAATATCATCCACCAGTATTTGCATAAATCTGTGTTGGGTGTGCTCTAACTAATTTTCTAATCAACAGATGCCATCAAACTTTTATGCAGTACATTGTCCAAAAGAAGCATTTCTAACACAAACAGGTAATgtataaaacattacaaaacattataaaacattAGTATAAAACAGACAATTCATTACAACAAGACCAAATTTAAATTtcctttaacatttacattataaTCTAATGGCCTTAAATCCACTGTCTACACAGGCACAGTGGAGAGCATGCAGCGGCCTGACACCAGTAGATGGGGTGGAAGATATTTTCTGGCAGCTGTGTTACTGCTTGGAACCTATatgagaagaataaaaacaccacCACACAGCATCCGTCCTGTTCGTGATATTAACTCCACAGTGATGGTGCTTATTACCCTAACATTACACTGCTTCTCAGCATCAGTCACCATCCACCAGCTCTCTGAGTGGTCCTGCGTTGCTGTCGGGATCTCTTGCATTGTCTACCTCTCCTGTGCTCTAAGTAGCACTGTAAGTGTTTTACTTGCCTGCAGAGCCGCTCATGCCGTCATCaaactgttttgtctgacaCAGCAGCAATTTAGGGCTCTGCCATTTACTGTGTTGTTGCTCTGGCTGACTCTCAGCCCTCCTTTTACAAATAAGGATTTGAAACACTGGTTTGAAGACATGCTTGTTGAGGGTAGTGTTGGATCAACACTAAGATCCTGGGCTGTGTTCAGGCAGATAGAGCAACTGGTTACtttgcactgtgtgtttgtctcactTCCCAGTTTGCTACAATGCATCCTAAGTAAACGGAAATTTTTGAGTGTCCTCTTATATGTGCAACTGGTAACCTGTTTTCAAAATTCAAGGGTACCAACAAAGTATGTACTGGTTATTAAGATCAACAGGTtaatttaaagttaattttCAAGCATCTTTTGTTGCCATTAAAGCTGTCAGAACATAGTTGGAAAcatataaatcatttttaaaaaagtctaaaattttttttaaatattttttttctgtcacgAAATAGTACACACTGATTGAAGTCCAGCTGAATGTAATAAGCATCTGTGGCTATTTTTCCATTAGCTCTGCTGTACATTTTGTGACTGCAGAGAAGACTTGCACAAGGCTCTTTATAAgactaatacatttttttttttaaacatacatgTCTCGTGTGTTCATTTATGACAGTAGCTTTTCATGGTGTAGTACTGTAAAACTTTAAGCACTCTGAAGGTGGatatattcaaatatttgaaACTAAATATTCAAATTCAATTCTTGTATTTGAGAATTCACATAATTGATGATTGCTGATCAACACTTCCAAGTGTTACTGAACAAAACATAAAACCCCAATTGCTCCTAATGATTAGGCCAGCTCCTTGCATTGTAGCTTGCTGCTACTGGCGCATGAGAATGTATGTAAAATGGGTGAATAAGAGGCAAAGTGCTGTATAAATGTGGTTCAGTCCATTatttaaaggtaccctgtggagaATTTTGAGTTCTGATAAATTTGCTTAATGCAAAAAAACAGTtgcaaagctgttttttttttttttaagttaaggcttgcagtctttttctctgttttactggCACATTCCTACATATTGTATATTACTGCCATCTGCAGGATGGAATAGATCAACATGTTTCCTCATTCACATGCACAAGACAATTGAAACAGGCCACCCTCTGCTCCATAGTGCTGCTACAGGTCAAAACCAGCCCTGTCTCCTAAAAAATACAACTACTTTGCAATAAATTCTTGTTTCCTATTGACATAATGAGGAACATCAAATCTGACAATACAGTATCCACTTAAAGAATACAGCAttactaaaatgtttttttataataatgtttaggccctcaaagCATTTTGTTGAGGTTACCCTATTCTTTCATTGCCTAAACCAAGCAGTTCCCCATGTGCTGTCATACTGACAGTCTGGCACTTTTTATGTTGATCATGCACCACTACAACCTCCTGGTGACTGTGCTTCAGTGATATATGTACAGCAGAAGTACAGAAGACAGTGTTGAGAACAAGTCTAGAGCAGTCCAGCACTGCCAGCCTTCTTTAAGTGACTGTCAAGTCTTGAAGTTACTGTACTATGCACAACATATTCTATACTTTACTATGCTTGAGTGGATTCTCAGAGAAAAGGTAAGCCCTCTGTCTTCAACATGTCAGTCAGCAGTCAATCTGTCAATCTTTGAAAGGCAGTGactggtgaaaaacaaaataatcctCTGAGAATAGGGAGCATGCTCACATTGGCTGTTGACGGTAGAAAAAACTATAAAGGTCAGCTCCTGGGTCGGAGTTGCTTCAGTGAAGGGTAGGGTGGCTCGTGATGGGTTGGATCAGTATAATCTTACTCACACTTTTGGCAAGGATAAAGTCAGAAAACCAAACATGCAAAGTGATTGGGCAGACAGGATTCATGGAATTTTCTAAAGAAGGTGATCTTATTATAGGAGGAGTTTTCTCTATAACTAGTACACGCAAATTGATAGATAATGGCTACCAGGCAGTTCCCCATTCATACTGCAAAAAGTAAGTGAACATACTCAAATATGTAAAAACTATGTGTTATATTAtacaaaaataacatgttttatgtgtgaTGTGTTGCAAAATGATCAGCACTAATAACTTACTTATCAGTAAGGAGTCAATACTGCTGTTTGCAGGTGGAATGACAGAGAACTGAAGTTTGCCAGGACAGTGATTTTTACTGTGGAGGAGATCAACAGAGATACTAAACTCCTTCATGGAGTGAGTCTGGGCTACAGGCTGTACAATGGCTGTGGGAGTGAAAACCTGATTCGAGCAGCTGTAGAAGCCGTAAATGGAGAGGATTCAAAGGGCTGCAGTGGTCAGGTACAAGCTGTCTTAGGCCATTCATCCTCTGGAGTGAGTGAAGACATAAACCTCATATTAAGCTCACTGTCCATTCCACAGGTGAGAAGAAAAGACTGGGAAATGACTGAGTAATGTCTTAAGATTTACTCATATTTCCATCTTTGAAAATTGTACTGTTgtatttgaaatgtgtttttttctttgaaggTGAGCTACCTCTCTACCTGTGCTTGTTTGAGTAACAAAAAACGATACCCCACGTTCTTCAGAACCGTACCAAGTGACCGCTTCCAAGTCATCGGACTGGTGCAGTTAATGAAACACTTTGACTGGCGCTGGGTAGGGATTATTTATTCTCCAGGCTTGTACTCAGAGGAAGGTACAAGTGAATTTGTTaaggaagcagagaaagagggcGTGTGTGTTGAATACAGATTGCCTTACTCAAAGATATATGAAAACTATTTTAATACTATTGTACAGACACTGAGGGAGTCCTCGTCAAAGGTggtcctgttgtttttgtccttgtcTTATACCAAATCATTCTTGTCAGAAATAGAGAATTATAACATAACAGGAAAGCAGTGGGTTGGCAGTGAGTCTTGGATCACACAAGCAGACCTGGCTTCTGTTGAGAGAAAGAATATTTTACAGGGGGCAATAGGCTTTGCCCTCCCTCAGGCATCCATACCAGGTCTTGGTGAATTCTTACTCAGCTTGAAACCTTCTGATGAGCCACAGAGTGCTATTATTAAAGCTATCTGGGAGACGTTCTTTGACTGCAGCTTCTCTCCATCAAATACCTCTACTATGTGTACTGGCACAGAGGATCTGAGGACAGTGTCCAGTGACTACACAGATGTGGCATATTTCAGGGCTGAGAATAATGTGTACAAAGCTGTGTACTTGGTGGCATATGCCCTTCATGCACTATTGCAATGTCAAAATGGCTCGAATCCCACCACGGGAAAGCCCTGTGTGACCAAGGATGATGTTCAGCCTAAGCTAGTAAGCTCTGGTATATCTAATCAGGCATAGAAATCTTTGTATTTAGTGCTTCTATTTCTTTGTGGTTAATGCAAACTGTCTCCCTATAGGTGTTGGAGCACATTAAGAATGTGAACTTCACAACACAGAGTGGGGCCAAGGTTTCTTTTGATGAAAATGGTGACTCCGTTGCCCAGTATGACTTAGTTAACTGGCAAATAAGAGAAGATGGTTCTGTTGAGATTGTAAATGTTGGTCAATATGATACCTCTGTTCCAGAGGGGCAACAACTCACACTAAAAACCAACACCGAAATAGTTTGGGGAGGAAATAATAATGAGGTGAATATCATTTCAATTAACTTCcttacaattacaattacaattacaattattGTTTCCCTGCTAGGGTCCTTATTTTACAATTTTTAATTCATAGCAAATTTGTTTACACTAATGTCAGGggaaatacagtacatattgtttcattattgagtttttgcatgttgtgttttgccTAATCAGGTGCCAAGGTCTGTCTGCAGAGAACCGTGCCCACCAGGGACTCGAAAGGCGATAAACAAGCGTAGGCCTGTGTGCTGCTTTGATTGCTTTGTGTGCCCTGAAGGGACAATTAGTAATCAGACAAGTGAGTGAGGATTTCAAAATTGAATTCATCCATGTGTATTGTCCTAAGGAAAATTGAGAAGCGTGACAACAttacaaaaattaaaattttatataataattgtatttttgtatgaTCTCTCACAGATTCTCCAGAATGTTTGTTCTGTCTGCCTGAATTTTGgccaaatgaaaagaaagaccAATGTCTTCCAAAACCCACTGAATACCTTTCCTACAAAGAGATCATGGGGGCACTTTTAACTGGATTTGGCTGTGTTGGTGTATTTTTATCTCTTCTGACATCGATCATTTTTTTGACTCATAAAGACACCCCCATTGTCAGGGCCAACaactctgagctgagcttcctgctgctcttctcattaaaactgtgtttcctgtgctcTCTGACCTTCATCGGCCGGCCCTCTGAGTGGTCCTGCATGCTGCGACACACAGCGTTCGGCATCACCTTTGTCCTCTGTATCTCTTGTGTTCTGGGGAAAACTATAGTGGTGTTAATGGCCTTCAGGGCTACACTTCCAGGTAGTAATGTGATGAAATGGTTTGGTCCTATGCAGCAGAGACTCAGTGTTCTGACCTTCACTCTCATACAGGTTGTGATTTGTATACTTTGGCTGACAATCAACCCTCCTTTCCCCAAAATGAACATGATGTActataaagacaaaataatcttaGAGTGTGCCCTTGGTTCAGCTGTTGGATTCTGGGCTGTGCTGGGTTATATTGGACTTCTTGCTCTCTTGTGTTTTATACTTGCATTTCTTGCCAGGAAGCTACCAGACAGCTTTAATGAAGCCAAACTGATCACTTTCAGCATGTTGATATTCTGTGCAGTCTGGATCGCGTTTATCCCAGCATATGTCAGCTCCCCTGGCAAATTCACTGTAGCTGTGGAGATATTTGCTATCCTGGCTTCCAGTTTTGGTTTGCTGGTGTGCATTTTTGTTCCAAAATGCTATATTATTATCTTCAGGCCAGACCAAAactcaaaaaaacatttgatggGAAAAATACCACCAAGAACTCTTTAATCAATAATTCAAAAGTGCC encodes:
- the LOC108900898 gene encoding extracellular calcium-sensing receptor-like, yielding MGWISIILLTLLARIKSENQTCKVIGQTGFMEFSKEGDLIIGGVFSITSTRKLIDNGYQAVPHSYCKKWNDRELKFARTVIFTVEEINRDTKLLHGVSLGYRLYNGCGSENLIRAAVEAVNGEDSKGCSGQVQAVLGHSSSGVSEDINLILSSLSIPQVSYLSTCACLSNKKRYPTFFRTVPSDRFQVIGLVQLMKHFDWRWVGIIYSPGLYSEEGTSEFVKEAEKEGVCVEYRLPYSKIYENYFNTIVQTLRESSSKVVLLFLSLSYTKSFLSEIENYNITGKQWVGSESWITQADLASVERKNILQGAIGFALPQASIPGLGEFLLSLKPSDEPQSAIIKAIWETFFDCSFSPSNTSTMCTGTEDLRTVSSDYTDVAYFRAENNVYKAVYLVAYALHALLQCQNGSNPTTGKPCVTKDDVQPKLVLEHIKNVNFTTQSGAKVSFDENGDSVAQYDLVNWQIREDGSVEIVNVGQYDTSVPEGQQLTLKTNTEIVWGGNNNEVPRSVCREPCPPGTRKAINKRRPVCCFDCFVCPEGTISNQTNSPECLFCLPEFWPNEKKDQCLPKPTEYLSYKEIMGALLTGFGCVGVFLSLLTSIIFLTHKDTPIVRANNSELSFLLLFSLKLCFLCSLTFIGRPSEWSCMLRHTAFGITFVLCISCVLGKTIVVLMAFRATLPGSNVMKWFGPMQQRLSVLTFTLIQVVICILWLTINPPFPKMNMMYYKDKIILECALGSAVGFWAVLGYIGLLALLCFILAFLARKLPDSFNEAKLITFSMLIFCAVWIAFIPAYVSSPGKFTVAVEIFAILASSFGLLVCIFVPKCYIIIFRPDQNSKKHLMGKIPPRTL